The bacterium nucleotide sequence GAGGTCTGTTGACATGATAAGAGTCTCGCCAATTCTGCTTTGCGCTCTGGCCATCTGGATGTCTGTTTCCACATACGCTGCGCCGGAGAGGTCCGGGCCAAATGCAGACACACAATACGTTCCAAAATGGGGTTATATTGACAGGACCGGCAATGTCGTAATCAAGTCGCAATTCGATGATGTGAGGATGTTTGTCGACGGATTGGCGCCGGTAGCGGTCGGCAGTTCGGAGAAACGCAAGTGGGGTTATGTGGACAAGACCGGCAAGCTGGTCATTAAGCCGCAGTATGGTGACGCAGCGGAGTTCTCCGAAGGACTGGCGGCAGTACGGATCGGTGATGATGAAATGGACAAATGGGTCTATATCGATAAGTCGGGCAATATTGTCCTTAGACCGGACAAGCAGTTTTCCGGCAGCTTCCATGATGGTCTAGCTCTGATTGCCGATAACGGTTTTGGAAGTGGCAGTGATTGTATAACATACGGGGCAAGCGGTTATATCGACAAGACCGGCAAAGAGATCATAAAGCTGCAGTATGGGGGAGCAGACAGTTTCAGTGAAGGGCTTGCGGCGGTCTGGATAGGTCTTTACGCAGGCAAATGGGGCTATATCGACACCAGCGGCAAAGTTGAGATAGACCCGGTGTTTGGCATTGCCCGCCCGTTCTCAGAAGGGCTGGCTTGTGTGCGGCTGGCGGATGATGCCGAGACATGGGGTTATATAGACAAGACCGGAAAGCTTGTAATCCGGCGGACGGAGACAAACACGCGATTCGACAGCAGTTGTGATTTCCATGATGGGCTTGCGATTGTGCGTAAAGATGACAGCTTCCGGGGTGGCGTAGGCTACATAGACAGGACCGGTAAGATCGCAATCAAGCAGCAGTATGATGATGCCGGCAGTTTTTCGGAGGGGTTGGCGCCCGTCGAAAAGGATGCGTGCTGGGGTTTCATAGATGTGAATGGAGACTATGTCATCAAGTCGCTTGGTTTTGGCATCGACGCAAAGGGCTTCTCGGATGGACTTGCACCAATTGGAATCCCGCATTCCGTGCCGAATCGAGCTGCGTATATCGACAAGAGCGGAAAGATGGTCTCAAAGCCGGGGATCACAAAAGTCGGCGTTGCATCCGAGGGTCTTGCGCCATTTAGAACCGGTGATAATGAGACCGGCAAATGGGGTTTTGCGGATATGGAAGGAAATGTCATCATTGAGCCCCAGTTCGATATCGTCGGACAGTTTTCCGGGGGGTTGGCAGTAGTCGCGACAGGAAAAGACACTTCATTCGGGTTCGGCTCCAAACAGACGGATATAAAGAGCGCGGACATGCCCAAATACGGCTTTATTGACAAGACAGGCAAGATAGTAGTTGAGCTGAAATACCAGAGCGTTGGCAGCTTTTGCGAAGGCCTTGCGATGGTGATGAATTCCGACGGCATAAAGATGGATAGCAACGGGTGCATGGACTGGGATAGTCCAAAGTATGGCTATGTGGACAAGACAGGCAGTCTTGCAATCGGACAGAAGTTCAGTTGGGCGTCAGACTTCTGTGAAGGTCGCGCCAATGTCAGTATTGGAGACGATGATGCAACTGGCTATATCGATTTGAATGGAAATATGGTTATCAAGCCGAAGTTTAATCATGTTAGGGACTTCTCCGATGGTCTGGCGGCAGTGAAGAGCGGAGCAAAATGGGGCTATATAGACAAGTCCGGCAAAGTCGTCATCAAACCACAATTCGATGAGGTCGGCGACTTCTCCGAAGGCCTTGCACGCATCCGTATTGGCGATAACGAGAAAGCTAAGTGGGGTTACGTATCAAAGGCCGGTAAAGTGGTGGTCAAACCGAGATTCGGTGAAGCAGGTGACTTTTCCGAGGGGCTTGCCAGGGTTAGGGTCGGTCCCAACTATAACGACAAGTGGGGCTACATCGACAAGACAGGCAAGATGACAATCAAGCCGCAGTTTCAGGAGGTCTCCAACTTTTTTGAGGGCATGGCGGCTGTTCAGTCCAACTACCGTTATGGCTACATAGACAAGACCGGCAAGTTCCTTATGAAACCACAATATAATGGTGCGGGCGACTTCTCGGGAGGCATAGCGGGTGTAGAGTGGTCGTCAAGGGGGTTTTAAAATGAATAAACTGCGATCAGTCATTGGGTTGACACTATTCTTGCTTTCCTGCAGCGCTTTGAGCGCCTCATCCGCGCAGGTCCTGCTTCCCGTCAAACATGGCGACAAGTGGGGCTACATCAACAAGTCAGGGCAAATAGTTATAAAAGCTGTCTATGATGCGGCTGGAATGTTCGCAGAGGGGCTGGCTCCAGTGGGAAAAGGCAAGAATGACGCGATGAAATACGGCTATATAAACACCTCCGGCAAGATGATCATCAAACCACAGTTCAACAGCACGAGCGGTTTTCGTGAGGGGATGGCATCGGTGACCATGAAAGAACAGATCGGCTTCATCGATAAGACCGGCAAGCTGGTGATAAAGCCTCAATTTTCCTTTGCGGATGACTTCCATGAGGGTCTGACCCCAGTGTGCACAGGGACGCCGAGGACTGCGAAGTACGGCTACATAAACAAAACCGGGAAGATGGTCGTCAGCAAAAAGTTTGACTCAGCAGGCAATTTTTCGCAAGGCCTTGCGCCTGTAGCCGTCGGCGATAAATGGGGCTACATCGATAAAACCGGCAAAATGATTATAGATATGCAGTTTGACGAGGCAAACAGTTTCTCTGAGGGCTTGGCCGTAGTGTCGACAGGCAGGGTCTATTACAAGTCAGAGAAAACCGGCAAGGTTGATGAGAGCATAATCATGCAAGAGGGCAAGTGCGGATATATCGACAAAACCGGCAAGATTGTCATCGAACCGCGCTTCGGCTACGCCCAACCATTTTCGGATGGTCTTGCTGCTGTTATGACAGGCGAGATGAAGCCGGGGCGGAAATGGACGTGGGGATATATCGATAAGGCAGGCAAGTTTGTGATAGAGCCGAAGTTTCCTTTCGCCGAGAGTTTTTCTGAGGGAGTCGCGGCAGTGTGTGTCGGAGACTTCTCCATACCCTCCAAAGACATAAACGACTTTCCGAAATGGGGTTACATCGATAAAACCGGAAAAATGGTCATCACGCCTCAGTTTTTAGGGATGCACCAAGGCAGCTTTTCAGGAGGCGCAGCGATGGTCAGTATGCAGTTTCTTTTTTCACCTGACAGCCATGCGGGTCCAAGCTACATAGACAAGACAGGCAAGTTCATTTGGAAAGACAGGAATACGCGCTGATTGCAGCAGATTCCAATCTGAGCATTCTATTGATCTTTTCCAACCAAGCCGAAGAGTTTTCCATGAGATTCTTTTGTTTTGTCCCAGGCAAAGTGGTAATATATCTCGTGGTTATAATCAGGAGGCTTATAGATGATAGATCCGCGAATGAAAAAATTAGCCGACCTGTTGGTCGGATACTCGGTGAAGGTCCAGACGGGCGAAAAGGTCCTTATAGACTCATACGAAATTCCATCAGATATGGTCTGCGTGCTTGTAGATCGAGTATGCCAGGCTGGCGGGCTGCCTTTTGTAGACGTTCATAATGCGAGGATTCGTCGGGCGCTCATATCGAACTCGACTCAGGAACAGATGCAAACGCTTGGCAGACGTGACCTGGAGTTTATGAAGGAGATGGACTGCTATATATCTTTGCGCGGCGGCCATAATGTCACTGAGCTTTCCGATGTTCCGGATGATAGGATGAAGATCTATCAAGAGCACTGGCAGAAACCCGTGATGGACCAGAGGGTCGATCACACCAAGTGGGTAGTGCTGCGTTGGCCGTCATCGTCAATGGCGCAGCTTGCCGGTATGAGCACAGAGAGCTTCGAGAATTTCTATTTTGACGTCTGCACTCTGGACTACGCGAAAATGTCGAAGGCGATGATCCCTCTCAAAGAGCGTATGGAGCGGACGGACCGCGTGCGCCTGATCGGACCTGGCGACACAAATCTGGAGTTTTCGATAAAGGGCATTCCGGCAGTTTTGTGCGATGGTTTGGTCAACATTCCCGACGGTGAGCTTTTTACTGCTCCTGTGAAGGACAGTTCCAACGGGGTCATCCATTTCAATGCGGGCACGATATATCATGGCAAGCCGTTCGATGACATCCGGCTGGTGTTGAAGGACGGCAAAGTAGTTGAGGCGACCAGTTCAGACAGCAGTGCGCTCAATGACATACTCGATTCCGACGAGGGAGCGAGGTATATAGGCGAGTTCTCACTTGGGTTTAACCCCCACATCAAGCATGCCATGCGCGACATACTCTTCGACGAGAAGATTGACGGTTCCATCCATTTCACGCCCGGCAGAGCCTATGCCGAGGCCGATAACGGTAATAAGTCCGAGATTCACTGGGACATGGTCATGATTCAGAGACCCGAGTATGGCGGCGGCGAGATATATTTCGACGATGAACTGATCCGCAAAGACGGGCGGTTCGTGCCGGACTATCTGCAGGGCTTGAATCCCGAAAATCTTGTCTAGTAAGAGTGTTCAATAATTTCAAGCAGCTATCGGCTCAGCAGGAGCTTTACCGTCTCAATTACGATCGTATGTGAGGACGAGGCTCCTGCCGGGCTTTTTTGTTGACAAGGGCTGGGTGTCTATTTGATGGTGCTATTGACAGCGCTGTTGCGCAGGTGTAGACTATGGTCTTGGTATCTGAGATATATAGAGGGAAGTGAATATGAAGGTAGTTATTTTGGGCTGTGGCAGGGTCGGCGCGACAATTGCAGCCACTATGTCCCGTGAAGGGCACGATGTAACAATCGTGGATAAAAATCCTGATTCTTTCCGCAGACTGGCGAGCGGTTTTGAAGGAAAAAAAGTAGTCGGCAACGGTCTTTCTGAAGACACTCTCAGGAAGGCGGATGTCGAACATGCTGATGCGTTTGTTGCGGTAACCAATGGTGATAACAGGAACATAATGTCGGTTCAGCTTGCTAAGGTAAGGTTCAAGGTGCCCAAGGTTATTGCCCGAATATACGATCCGATCCGGTCATACGCATATGCTGATCTGGGGATCGACACAGTTTGCACGACCTGTATAGGCTCAGGGGTTTTGCACGATAAAATCCTCGGGAAGCCATACGAAAGCATCGAGCAGTACTGTCGGTTCGGGCTTGATGACAAAGCGCCGGAGGTTACAAATGAATAGCAGGAATCCGATGTATGTGATAATAGTCGGCGGCGGCAAGGTGGGTTATCATCTGTTTGAAGCACTCACTGCAGAGGGACATGAGGTCCTCATTATAGAGAAAGATAGAAAGACTGCCGAACGGCTTGCCGGCGAGTTAGGTGAGATGGTCATGTACGGCGACGGCTGCGAGATCCGCACGATGACCGAAGCAGGGATGGGCAGAGCCAACGTGGTGGTGGCAGTGACCGGCGATGATGAGGACAATCTGGTAATCTGCCAGATGGCCAAAAGGCAGTTCGGCGTGCCCAGGACACTGGCTCGTGTAAACGATCCCAAGAACGAGGAACTCTTCCAGCAGCTCGGCATCGACCAGACAATAAGCAGCACCAGGATCATATTCAACTTGCTCGAGCAGCAGATCGAGACTGGTCAAGTGATACCGCTTGCGGCATTAAAGAAGGGTGATATCGAGGTTGTTGAAGCCGACATCACATCCA carries:
- a CDS encoding WG repeat-containing protein, whose protein sequence is MIRVSPILLCALAIWMSVSTYAAPERSGPNADTQYVPKWGYIDRTGNVVIKSQFDDVRMFVDGLAPVAVGSSEKRKWGYVDKTGKLVIKPQYGDAAEFSEGLAAVRIGDDEMDKWVYIDKSGNIVLRPDKQFSGSFHDGLALIADNGFGSGSDCITYGASGYIDKTGKEIIKLQYGGADSFSEGLAAVWIGLYAGKWGYIDTSGKVEIDPVFGIARPFSEGLACVRLADDAETWGYIDKTGKLVIRRTETNTRFDSSCDFHDGLAIVRKDDSFRGGVGYIDRTGKIAIKQQYDDAGSFSEGLAPVEKDACWGFIDVNGDYVIKSLGFGIDAKGFSDGLAPIGIPHSVPNRAAYIDKSGKMVSKPGITKVGVASEGLAPFRTGDNETGKWGFADMEGNVIIEPQFDIVGQFSGGLAVVATGKDTSFGFGSKQTDIKSADMPKYGFIDKTGKIVVELKYQSVGSFCEGLAMVMNSDGIKMDSNGCMDWDSPKYGYVDKTGSLAIGQKFSWASDFCEGRANVSIGDDDATGYIDLNGNMVIKPKFNHVRDFSDGLAAVKSGAKWGYIDKSGKVVIKPQFDEVGDFSEGLARIRIGDNEKAKWGYVSKAGKVVVKPRFGEAGDFSEGLARVRVGPNYNDKWGYIDKTGKMTIKPQFQEVSNFFEGMAAVQSNYRYGYIDKTGKFLMKPQYNGAGDFSGGIAGVEWSSRGF
- a CDS encoding NAD-binding protein translates to MKVVILGCGRVGATIAATMSREGHDVTIVDKNPDSFRRLASGFEGKKVVGNGLSEDTLRKADVEHADAFVAVTNGDNRNIMSVQLAKVRFKVPKVIARIYDPIRSYAYADLGIDTVCTTCIGSGVLHDKILGKPYESIEQYCRFGLDDKAPEVTNE
- a CDS encoding WG repeat-containing protein, with product MNKLRSVIGLTLFLLSCSALSASSAQVLLPVKHGDKWGYINKSGQIVIKAVYDAAGMFAEGLAPVGKGKNDAMKYGYINTSGKMIIKPQFNSTSGFREGMASVTMKEQIGFIDKTGKLVIKPQFSFADDFHEGLTPVCTGTPRTAKYGYINKTGKMVVSKKFDSAGNFSQGLAPVAVGDKWGYIDKTGKMIIDMQFDEANSFSEGLAVVSTGRVYYKSEKTGKVDESIIMQEGKCGYIDKTGKIVIEPRFGYAQPFSDGLAAVMTGEMKPGRKWTWGYIDKAGKFVIEPKFPFAESFSEGVAAVCVGDFSIPSKDINDFPKWGYIDKTGKMVITPQFLGMHQGSFSGGAAMVSMQFLFSPDSHAGPSYIDKTGKFIWKDRNTR
- a CDS encoding aminopeptidase — its product is MIDPRMKKLADLLVGYSVKVQTGEKVLIDSYEIPSDMVCVLVDRVCQAGGLPFVDVHNARIRRALISNSTQEQMQTLGRRDLEFMKEMDCYISLRGGHNVTELSDVPDDRMKIYQEHWQKPVMDQRVDHTKWVVLRWPSSSMAQLAGMSTESFENFYFDVCTLDYAKMSKAMIPLKERMERTDRVRLIGPGDTNLEFSIKGIPAVLCDGLVNIPDGELFTAPVKDSSNGVIHFNAGTIYHGKPFDDIRLVLKDGKVVEATSSDSSALNDILDSDEGARYIGEFSLGFNPHIKHAMRDILFDEKIDGSIHFTPGRAYAEADNGNKSEIHWDMVMIQRPEYGGGEIYFDDELIRKDGRFVPDYLQGLNPENLV
- a CDS encoding NAD-binding protein, translated to MNSRNPMYVIIVGGGKVGYHLFEALTAEGHEVLIIEKDRKTAERLAGELGEMVMYGDGCEIRTMTEAGMGRANVVVAVTGDDEDNLVICQMAKRQFGVPRTLARVNDPKNEELFQQLGIDQTISSTRIIFNLLEQQIETGQVIPLAALKKGDIEVVEADITSNSPANGVKIGQLDLPANALIISVIRDGHAIIPHADTKIRTGDSVIAIIKADREKELRTIFSGEQA